From a region of the Thermosipho melanesiensis BI429 genome:
- a CDS encoding tetratricopeptide repeat protein: MERLLKAIELTKNGKFDEAEKIYKELVKQDIPEAYNNLGNIYRKKGLIARAIECYKKAIEIKPDFAECYFNLGCAYMEIENYSLAIFSLEKAEKLGLKNFDLDVQLSLCYLAVGNKRKAKEKMKDEKVKTEVLKYIEEG; this comes from the coding sequence GTGGAAAGACTTCTAAAGGCGATTGAACTTACAAAAAACGGAAAATTTGATGAGGCGGAAAAAATATACAAAGAGTTGGTAAAACAAGACATCCCAGAGGCATACAATAACCTTGGAAATATATACAGAAAAAAAGGTTTAATCGCAAGAGCAATAGAATGTTACAAAAAAGCCATTGAGATAAAACCAGATTTTGCAGAATGTTATTTCAATCTAGGATGTGCGTATATGGAAATTGAAAATTATTCGCTAGCCATTTTTAGCTTGGAAAAAGCAGAAAAATTAGGACTAAAAAATTTCGATTTAGACGTACAACTTTCACTATGCTACTTGGCAGTTGGAAACAAAAGAAAAGCCAAAGAAAAGATGAAAGATGAAAAAGTAAAAACGGAGGTGTTAAAATATATAGAGGAGGGATAG
- the era gene encoding GTPase Era, producing MKTGFVALAGKPNVGKSSLVNAIVGRKVLIVSDKPQTTRNRINVIHTTNDFQVIFVDTPGIHKPLYRLGEYMVKAAVSALKGVDLILTVIDAKEGIGKPEAFVFDYVNQSNTKTIGVINKIDLVGTEKVETLQKIMEEKLTNCISIVKTSATRNEGTKELLDLIIENLPEGPQYYPEDMVTDRPLSFMVSEIVREKIFHFTYEEIPHSVAVIVEEIKERDNGILYIRANIYVDRNSQKGIIIGNKGTMIKKIGQNARQEIEYLVGGKVFLDLHVKVKRNWRDKDFIILNEIGMKDDIRR from the coding sequence ATGAAAACAGGGTTTGTTGCGCTTGCTGGAAAGCCTAATGTGGGAAAATCCTCGCTCGTTAATGCAATTGTTGGTAGGAAAGTACTCATCGTTTCTGACAAACCACAAACTACTAGAAACAGAATAAACGTTATTCACACAACAAATGATTTTCAAGTGATATTTGTAGATACTCCTGGTATCCATAAACCACTATATAGACTAGGAGAATATATGGTTAAGGCTGCAGTGAGCGCATTAAAAGGCGTAGATCTTATACTCACAGTTATTGATGCAAAAGAAGGAATAGGAAAACCTGAAGCTTTTGTATTTGATTATGTAAACCAATCAAATACAAAAACCATTGGAGTTATAAATAAAATTGATCTTGTAGGTACAGAAAAAGTAGAAACTCTCCAAAAGATAATGGAAGAAAAATTAACAAATTGCATTTCAATTGTAAAAACTTCAGCAACTAGAAATGAAGGTACAAAAGAACTGCTTGATTTAATTATCGAGAATCTACCGGAAGGTCCTCAATACTATCCCGAAGATATGGTAACGGATAGACCTCTTTCTTTCATGGTCTCAGAAATTGTAAGGGAAAAAATATTCCATTTTACGTACGAGGAAATACCACATTCTGTTGCAGTTATTGTGGAAGAGATCAAAGAACGGGATAATGGTATTCTATACATCAGAGCAAATATTTACGTAGATAGAAACAGTCAGAAAGGTATAATAATCGGTAACAAAGGAACCATGATAAAAAAAATAGGACAAAATGCCAGACAAGAAATAGAATATCTAGTTGGTGGAAAAGTATTTTTAGATCTACACGTAAAAGTAAAAAGAAATTGGAGAGACAAAGACTTTATCATATTAAATGAGATAGGTATGAAAGATGATATAAGGAGGTGA
- a CDS encoding 6-phosphofructokinase encodes MKVLYAQSGGVTSVINASAYGILDEAQKAGLEVYVGIHGISGVLKENLLKINGKSIDGLKYTPSAAFGSCRRKLKSQEDINKLFEIFEKYEIEYFFYNGGNDSMDTAWKLYTEAKKRNTPLKVIGVPKTIDNDLPYTDHCPGYGSAAKYVAIAIMEATLDLRSMYVDSTRVFVMEIMGRHAGWLVAAAGLGWLNGIGADIILFPEVPFNKEKFLDKVDETIRKKGYCSIAVSEGIRYPDGFFVADMGYTDSFGNRQLGGVGFTIAGMIRSELSLKTHVAIPDYLQRSGRHIASRTDIEEAEGVGRQAVKLALDGISGVMVTINRISDNPYKIEYSTIELNKVADKTKYLPEEFHKDFEVTEKYFKYAKPLIEGELFPEFKNGLPNYTIFKEVDG; translated from the coding sequence ATGAAAGTTCTATACGCACAATCTGGTGGTGTTACAAGTGTAATTAACGCATCTGCTTATGGTATTCTTGATGAGGCACAAAAGGCAGGTTTAGAAGTTTATGTGGGAATTCACGGTATTTCTGGGGTATTAAAAGAAAATCTTTTAAAAATTAACGGAAAAAGCATCGACGGGTTAAAATACACACCTTCTGCTGCTTTCGGTTCATGTAGAAGAAAATTAAAAAGTCAAGAAGATATTAATAAGCTTTTTGAAATTTTTGAAAAATATGAAATAGAATATTTCTTTTATAATGGCGGTAACGATTCTATGGATACCGCTTGGAAATTATATACCGAAGCAAAAAAAAGAAATACACCCCTAAAAGTTATTGGTGTACCAAAAACAATAGATAATGATTTACCATATACCGATCATTGTCCGGGATATGGTTCTGCAGCAAAATATGTCGCAATTGCTATTATGGAAGCAACATTAGATTTGAGGAGTATGTATGTAGATTCCACAAGGGTTTTTGTCATGGAAATAATGGGAAGACATGCCGGATGGCTTGTGGCAGCTGCAGGTTTAGGTTGGTTAAATGGAATAGGAGCAGATATAATTTTGTTCCCTGAAGTACCTTTCAACAAGGAAAAGTTTTTGGATAAGGTAGATGAAACAATAAGAAAAAAAGGGTATTGCTCCATAGCCGTATCAGAAGGAATTAGATATCCAGATGGTTTCTTTGTAGCAGATATGGGATATACCGATAGTTTTGGAAATAGACAACTAGGTGGTGTGGGCTTTACCATTGCAGGTATGATTAGATCTGAGCTGTCCTTAAAAACACACGTTGCAATCCCAGATTATTTACAAAGAAGTGGAAGACATATTGCAAGTAGAACGGATATAGAAGAAGCTGAAGGTGTGGGAAGACAAGCTGTAAAATTAGCACTTGACGGTATATCTGGTGTAATGGTTACCATAAACAGAATTAGCGATAATCCTTACAAAATAGAATACAGCACTATCGAACTGAATAAAGTTGCAGATAAAACAAAATATCTTCCAGAGGAGTTTCACAAAGATTTTGAAGTTACAGAGAAATACTTTAAATATGCAAAACCCTTAATAGAAGGTGAATTGTTCCCTGAATTTAAAAATGGTTTGCCAAACTACACAATTTTTAAGGAGGTTGACGGGTAA
- the pheT gene encoding phenylalanine--tRNA ligase subunit beta — protein sequence MKLSFEWLKDFVNIDKTAEEVAEKLSLTGTNVEEIINPFDVDGKIVVGKVLEIEKHPNADRLIVCKVDIGNEVRTIVTGDLSVSKDDLVPLALENTRLGKLIIKPRKMRGILSEGMLCSLQELGLEEKSSGVYKFKDDVPVGTDVIEYFKLRDKVLDIEITPNRSDCLSVLGIAREVSAIYDVDLNLKEKEINSKDEHNIEIRIESDGCYRYTSRIIKGVKIKESPMWLQKRLIASGIRPINNIVDITNYVMLEMGHPVHAFDLRNTPKIVVKDAKGGEEILLLDGKTYKLMGNEVLITDGEKILALGGIMGGEESGVKEDTTEILLEVAMFDPVRIRKASKYHGIITDSSYRFERGMDPNDSLRVINRLTELVLELAGGIPSEIKDVVNKKIESTIIDFDFSMTKKIIGIEIPKERQIKILNRLGFEVNENKVKVPTFRYFDITRSIDLVEEISRIYGMENINGEPFKITTNSNSRSKEQKLRYMLKDALKNEGFLEAMNLSFVSRKWSINGQKVKISNPINEELSVMRPSLLNGLLESLAYNYKRQIRDIKLFEVGKVFMEKDGKPFDVEKVAAVATGKLNKNDYTDPRKIDFYTFKGMVENVLNEFNISASFIPHNLEGFVPTRLAKIIVNNEEVGIIGMFDPDFMDKYFDVKDEVYAFELSTDFVYENFVEIPEYKESAQFPSVRRDVSILVPDNFLLGDVINSLFKYQYVEEVGISDIYKGKGIEKGYKSITIYCVFRAKDRTLKEEEVNKIWEKIKKDLVYKYPLKLRFEEV from the coding sequence TTGAAGTTATCCTTTGAATGGTTAAAAGATTTCGTAAATATAGATAAAACAGCAGAGGAAGTAGCCGAAAAACTAAGTTTAACTGGTACAAATGTTGAGGAAATAATAAATCCATTTGACGTTGATGGGAAAATCGTAGTTGGAAAGGTTTTAGAAATAGAAAAGCATCCAAATGCGGATAGATTAATTGTATGTAAAGTTGATATTGGAAATGAAGTAAGAACAATTGTTACAGGTGATCTTTCTGTTTCAAAAGATGATTTGGTTCCACTTGCCCTTGAAAACACAAGACTTGGCAAATTAATAATTAAACCAAGAAAAATGAGAGGTATTCTTTCAGAAGGAATGTTGTGTTCACTTCAAGAACTTGGTCTTGAAGAAAAATCAAGTGGCGTGTACAAATTTAAAGATGACGTTCCCGTGGGAACAGATGTAATTGAATACTTTAAACTCAGAGACAAAGTACTTGATATAGAAATAACACCTAACAGATCAGATTGTTTAAGTGTTTTGGGAATTGCAAGAGAAGTTTCTGCTATTTACGATGTAGATTTGAACCTCAAAGAAAAAGAAATAAATTCAAAAGATGAGCATAACATTGAAATCCGTATAGAAAGTGATGGATGTTACAGATATACCTCCCGGATTATAAAAGGGGTAAAGATAAAAGAAAGTCCCATGTGGCTACAAAAAAGACTTATAGCATCTGGTATTAGACCCATAAACAACATAGTTGATATTACCAATTACGTTATGCTAGAAATGGGTCATCCAGTTCATGCGTTTGACCTTAGAAACACCCCAAAAATAGTGGTAAAAGACGCAAAGGGTGGCGAAGAAATTTTACTCTTAGATGGTAAGACTTATAAACTAATGGGAAATGAAGTACTAATAACTGACGGTGAAAAAATCCTCGCTCTTGGAGGTATTATGGGGGGAGAAGAATCTGGAGTTAAAGAAGACACTACTGAAATCTTACTAGAAGTTGCAATGTTTGATCCCGTTAGAATAAGAAAAGCTTCAAAATACCACGGCATCATTACCGATTCTTCGTATAGATTTGAAAGAGGCATGGACCCAAATGATTCTTTGCGTGTGATAAACAGGTTAACAGAACTTGTTTTAGAACTTGCAGGTGGAATACCATCTGAAATTAAAGATGTTGTTAATAAAAAAATCGAAAGTACAATAATTGACTTTGACTTCTCAATGACGAAAAAAATCATTGGTATTGAAATACCAAAAGAAAGACAAATCAAAATATTAAATCGTCTTGGATTTGAGGTAAATGAGAATAAAGTAAAGGTTCCAACCTTTAGATATTTTGACATTACAAGATCCATCGATTTGGTAGAGGAAATTTCAAGAATATATGGTATGGAAAATATAAACGGTGAACCATTTAAAATAACAACTAACAGTAACTCGAGAAGTAAAGAACAAAAACTCAGATATATGTTGAAAGATGCTTTGAAAAATGAAGGTTTTTTGGAAGCAATGAATTTGTCCTTTGTATCCAGAAAGTGGAGTATAAACGGGCAAAAAGTAAAAATATCAAATCCCATTAACGAAGAGTTAAGTGTCATGAGACCTTCTTTACTCAATGGTCTTCTTGAATCCCTTGCCTACAACTACAAAAGACAAATTAGAGATATAAAGTTATTTGAAGTTGGAAAAGTATTTATGGAAAAAGATGGAAAGCCTTTTGATGTGGAGAAAGTAGCAGCGGTTGCAACGGGAAAACTTAACAAGAATGACTATACAGATCCTAGAAAAATTGATTTCTACACATTTAAAGGGATGGTGGAAAATGTACTTAATGAATTCAACATCTCTGCAAGTTTTATTCCACATAACTTAGAAGGTTTTGTACCCACCAGACTTGCGAAAATAATTGTAAACAATGAGGAAGTGGGAATCATAGGTATGTTCGATCCTGATTTTATGGACAAATACTTCGACGTAAAGGATGAAGTTTATGCATTTGAGTTATCAACTGACTTTGTTTACGAAAATTTCGTTGAAATACCAGAGTATAAAGAAAGTGCACAATTCCCATCTGTAAGAAGAGATGTTTCCATTTTAGTTCCAGACAATTTCTTGCTAGGAGATGTAATCAATAGCTTGTTTAAATACCAATACGTTGAAGAAGTGGGAATTTCAGATATCTATAAAGGAAAGGGTATAGAAAAAGGATACAAGAGTATAACAATTTACTGTGTTTTTAGGGCAAAAGATAGAACGTTAAAAGAAGAAGAAGTAAATAAAATCTGGGAAAAGATTAAGAAAGATTTGGTATATAAATATCCATTAAAGTTGAGATTTGAGGAGGTTTAA
- a CDS encoding iron-containing alcohol dehydrogenase: MNNFVFYNPTKLVFGRNTVEKIGEYLKKDKIKKVLLLAGGGSIKKNGVYEKVVRSLFEHSIEKVEVWGVRPNPVLSKVKEAIEIARKEKVDAILAVGGGSVIDSAKAVAAGTKYEGNVWDFYIGKIKVKEAIPLYTILTLSATGTEMNGNSVVTNEDTLEKYSFSSIHVYPKISIVDPEIQFTLPANQTVNGAVDAISHVMEYYFDGTSNTQLADRIDESIVKTLVETTEKLLKDPHDYEARANFALSTTLALNGISGLGHSGGDWSSHAIEHALSALNPDVAHGAGLAVVFPAWLTYVKDLISDKLAKFGVEVFGIEDGINALKEWYKKIGAPVNLRELGFEKNDIEKLTDIASKMAPMGRLKKLEREDIKKILEIAF, from the coding sequence ATGAATAATTTTGTCTTTTACAACCCTACAAAATTGGTATTTGGAAGAAACACAGTAGAAAAGATAGGAGAATACTTAAAAAAGGATAAAATCAAAAAAGTTTTATTACTCGCAGGTGGCGGTTCCATAAAGAAAAATGGGGTTTATGAAAAAGTTGTAAGATCGTTATTTGAACATTCCATAGAAAAGGTGGAAGTATGGGGAGTAAGACCTAACCCCGTCTTGTCAAAGGTAAAAGAAGCAATAGAAATAGCAAGGAAAGAAAAAGTAGACGCCATTTTAGCAGTAGGTGGAGGAAGTGTTATAGATAGTGCAAAGGCTGTAGCAGCAGGAACAAAGTACGAAGGTAACGTTTGGGATTTTTACATTGGAAAAATAAAGGTAAAAGAAGCTATTCCTCTTTACACCATCTTAACACTTTCTGCAACGGGAACTGAAATGAACGGAAATAGTGTCGTTACCAACGAAGATACATTGGAAAAATATTCTTTCAGCTCAATACATGTATATCCAAAGATCTCCATCGTTGACCCAGAAATTCAATTTACACTCCCTGCCAACCAAACAGTAAACGGTGCTGTGGATGCGATCAGCCATGTAATGGAATATTACTTTGATGGAACTTCAAATACACAATTAGCAGATAGGATAGATGAAAGTATAGTGAAAACACTTGTTGAAACAACTGAAAAATTGCTTAAAGATCCTCATGATTATGAAGCAAGGGCTAACTTTGCACTTTCAACAACTTTAGCACTAAACGGTATTTCAGGGTTGGGACATAGTGGAGGAGATTGGTCCTCTCATGCAATAGAGCATGCATTAAGTGCCCTTAATCCAGACGTTGCACATGGTGCAGGACTTGCCGTTGTCTTCCCAGCCTGGCTTACTTACGTGAAAGATTTAATTTCCGACAAATTAGCCAAATTTGGTGTAGAGGTATTTGGTATAGAAGATGGTATTAATGCCCTAAAAGAATGGTACAAAAAAATAGGTGCACCTGTAAATTTGAGAGAACTTGGATTTGAAAAAAATGACATAGAAAAACTTACCGATATTGCTTCTAAAATGGCTCCTATGGGAAGATTGAAAAAATTGGAAAGAGAAGATATAAAGAAAATTTTAGAGATAGCATTCTAG
- a CDS encoding proton-conducting transporter membrane subunit, translating into MHSALNLLFISNDLFNIYVLLETSTLLISLLILSNEKFEYKLTVIKYIFASSLAMSLYLIGVGIHYYQKGTFDIVNVSGLSGNLMRFSLLAKGGFFLFGLWLPEVHSKSEPEISAMLSSIYTQSVLLPLLRIGMGKLYIFGIFAFFYGVFFAIVSKDLKKVLAYSSMSQLGIMILNPAFTSVYVLYHGIAKSILFLSTKYTSRDLSKKREMDIFLFFAMLISFLSISGFSFTSLGYLKSKILSGTLKYFISFLSAVYAGKVLNVKLKATRKHVLLLIFSLLLTYPYINLTSSAIIFLGLVIGYFLKIYFEFSYTTETILTFMVFSIAFSTLFGGYIW; encoded by the coding sequence TTGCACAGTGCTTTAAACCTTCTTTTTATCTCGAATGATTTGTTTAATATATATGTGCTTCTTGAAACTTCTACACTACTCATCTCTTTATTAATCCTTTCAAATGAAAAATTTGAATATAAATTGACTGTGATAAAGTATATTTTTGCAAGTTCGCTTGCCATGAGTCTTTACTTAATAGGTGTAGGAATTCATTATTATCAGAAAGGAACTTTTGATATAGTAAATGTATCAGGTCTTTCAGGAAATTTAATGAGATTTTCTTTACTTGCAAAAGGAGGTTTTTTCTTATTTGGATTATGGCTTCCAGAAGTACATTCCAAATCAGAACCTGAAATCTCTGCCATGTTATCAAGTATTTATACACAATCTGTTTTGTTGCCGTTACTTAGAATTGGTATGGGAAAATTGTATATTTTCGGAATTTTTGCATTTTTTTATGGAGTATTTTTTGCAATTGTTTCAAAAGATCTAAAAAAAGTACTCGCATACAGCTCTATGTCTCAATTGGGGATAATGATTTTAAATCCTGCTTTTACTTCTGTATATGTACTTTACCATGGAATTGCAAAAAGTATCTTGTTTTTGAGTACAAAATATACCAGTAGAGACCTATCAAAAAAAAGGGAAATGGATATATTTTTGTTTTTTGCAATGTTAATATCATTTTTATCTATTTCTGGCTTTTCTTTTACATCTTTGGGATACCTAAAATCAAAAATATTGTCTGGAACCTTGAAATATTTTATTAGTTTCTTAAGTGCTGTATACGCTGGTAAAGTACTTAATGTCAAACTAAAAGCGACAAGAAAACATGTGTTATTACTTATTTTTTCCCTTTTGCTCACCTATCCATATATTAATCTAACATCATCGGCAATTATCTTTTTAGGATTGGTAATTGGTTATTTTTTAAAGATATATTTTGAATTTTCGTACACTACAGAAACAATTTTAACATTTATGGTATTTTCTATTGCTTTTTCCACTCTGTTTGGAGGGTATATATGGTAG
- a CDS encoding Na+/H+ antiporter subunit C: MVDFIAPFIIIILSIYGLLFKKHIISKIIALDVLNTGIVFLFVVISSKLGTAPPIKGQGSYVDPFPQAVIITSIVVGFATISLLLSVSMIIVEKKRKKDLNEIEKKK; this comes from the coding sequence ATGGTAGATTTCATTGCACCATTTATTATTATCATCTTATCCATTTACGGGCTTTTATTTAAAAAACACATTATTTCTAAAATAATTGCCCTTGATGTCTTGAATACAGGGATTGTATTTCTCTTTGTCGTAATTTCATCAAAACTTGGAACTGCTCCTCCTATAAAAGGACAAGGAAGTTATGTAGATCCATTCCCACAAGCCGTTATTATTACTTCCATAGTTGTAGGTTTTGCCACAATTTCCCTGCTACTTTCGGTTTCTATGATTATTGTAGAGAAAAAAAGAAAAAAGGATTTAAACGAAATAGAGAAAAAAAAATGA
- a CDS encoding glucodextranase DOMON-like domain-containing protein, with protein MKKVVFILLIFSIFSFSSVFVENGEVIFTFKKALDAKVVYLAGTFNNWSPNSLAMEKEGNVWKISLKLEPGTYQYKYVIEGTNWKEDPEAPGYVDDGFGGKNGIFTLAKKDGELIILKSETKKSESSYEKNEKFDKGKMFIDEEGYVVIRFEYKGADYVTIAGNFNNWNAEDTECYEIDDGIWEAVLELEEGDYQYKFVVNGKDWVTDPNALAFVDDGFGGKNGFFQVFKVNGKLTIGLKEESTKAKPLNVAIIWHHHQPLYKIPGEEQFMMPWVRTHGVNDYPYMADLVKYLKTGKVTFNLVPSLLLQIEDYLKGQLDEYQRLSLNENLTKQEKQFLINHFFDINPQFVNAHERYKELMEKKVSGEEFTDQDLLDLKVCWNLYWINIEYINQDERLKSLTSKKHYTKEDLIYVLDYHKKLLSEIVEKYKTLWDNDKVELITTPFYHPILPILVDMGWKDDAVIQIKEGLSYFEKIFGKRPVGMWPSEQAVSQEVLEIIAENNIKWIVTDKQILQKSGIDIGKVENFLRPYKVKTSKGDVVVFFRDTDLSDRIGFKYSQMHAESAVKDFIETLHQYQKLNKDGNLVITIALDGENAWEHYPNNGNDFRKLLYKKLSEDPLINLVTLSEYIEKFGVKNTLDKIAKGSWVSGSLDTWIGETEENQAWKRLKDARKVLLEKGLDDISKHLLMAAEGSDWFWWYGTDQDAGNNEYLFDMQFKKLLIEMYKKAGKVPPSYLYIVNKRPVNPDKGVIKKVEYKIDGIKENDIAVFEDTLDGNLLNNVFVARGDSGIYVGVELNNSAKSLLGKDIKVEVYVESPTAKTFNAKTYYSNENITFLGFPLSHRFVVNLKTWNKRPKVSFYKANGSDKWILTTGNISGVIDDIVEIEIPYDLINVKSGQDFNLAVVVSENRQDKDFGPNNGPIKVIIPAAISGNVIKIFEDPLGDEYGPGSYVYPKDQAFKPFKGLFDMIKVVVLENEKSFIFQIKFAEMTNPWGAPKGFSHQLINIYLDTKEGGRTDTYKEGARVAFDPQHSWDYFIKVAGWPSYGQFFATSDGNEISDAVRVEANPGKKVINVILLKKYINIETGIYAYILVGSQDGYGPDNFRPVTPEPSQWTLGGYPKDSNDMAPYVLDILVESGKDQREILSSFTKTNYAVLKPVKIK; from the coding sequence ATGAAAAAAGTTGTTTTTATTTTACTCATTTTTTCAATTTTTAGTTTTTCTTCTGTATTTGTTGAAAACGGTGAAGTTATTTTCACATTTAAAAAAGCATTGGATGCAAAGGTTGTTTATCTTGCAGGAACTTTTAACAACTGGTCACCAAACTCTTTAGCAATGGAAAAAGAGGGAAATGTATGGAAAATTTCTTTGAAACTAGAGCCAGGTACATATCAGTACAAATATGTAATAGAAGGGACAAATTGGAAAGAAGATCCAGAAGCTCCTGGTTATGTTGACGATGGATTTGGTGGAAAAAATGGTATTTTTACTTTGGCAAAAAAAGATGGAGAGTTAATAATACTGAAGAGTGAAACGAAAAAAAGTGAAAGTAGTTATGAAAAAAATGAAAAATTTGATAAGGGTAAAATGTTTATTGATGAAGAAGGTTATGTGGTGATAAGGTTTGAGTATAAAGGAGCAGATTACGTTACAATTGCAGGTAATTTTAACAATTGGAATGCAGAAGACACAGAATGTTATGAAATTGATGATGGCATATGGGAAGCGGTTTTAGAACTTGAGGAAGGGGATTATCAATATAAATTTGTCGTTAATGGAAAAGATTGGGTAACCGATCCTAATGCTCTGGCATTTGTAGATGATGGATTTGGCGGAAAAAACGGCTTTTTCCAAGTATTCAAAGTTAATGGAAAACTAACAATAGGTTTAAAAGAAGAAAGCACTAAAGCCAAACCTTTGAATGTAGCTATAATTTGGCATCATCATCAACCATTGTACAAAATTCCTGGAGAAGAACAATTTATGATGCCATGGGTTAGAACTCATGGAGTAAATGATTATCCTTACATGGCAGATTTAGTAAAATATCTAAAAACAGGAAAAGTCACTTTTAATCTTGTTCCAAGTTTGCTTTTACAAATAGAAGATTATCTGAAAGGGCAATTAGATGAATACCAAAGATTATCTTTAAACGAAAATCTCACAAAACAAGAAAAACAATTTCTTATAAATCACTTTTTTGATATTAATCCACAATTTGTCAACGCACATGAAAGGTATAAAGAGTTGATGGAAAAGAAGGTTTCAGGAGAAGAATTCACAGATCAAGATTTACTAGACTTAAAGGTCTGTTGGAATCTCTATTGGATAAATATTGAATATATAAATCAAGATGAAAGATTAAAATCTTTGACCAGCAAAAAACACTACACAAAAGAAGATTTAATATACGTACTTGATTATCATAAAAAGCTTTTAAGTGAAATTGTTGAAAAATACAAAACGCTTTGGGATAATGACAAAGTAGAACTAATTACCACTCCATTTTACCACCCCATATTACCAATATTAGTTGACATGGGTTGGAAAGATGATGCAGTTATACAAATAAAGGAAGGTTTATCCTATTTTGAAAAAATCTTTGGAAAAAGACCTGTTGGAATGTGGCCTTCTGAACAAGCTGTATCTCAAGAAGTACTGGAAATCATAGCGGAAAATAACATAAAGTGGATTGTAACAGATAAACAAATTTTACAAAAATCTGGAATTGATATTGGAAAAGTGGAAAATTTCTTAAGACCTTACAAGGTAAAGACTTCCAAAGGAGATGTAGTCGTATTTTTCAGAGATACAGACCTATCAGATAGAATTGGCTTTAAATATTCTCAAATGCATGCAGAAAGTGCCGTAAAAGATTTTATAGAAACACTACATCAGTACCAAAAGTTAAACAAAGACGGCAACCTTGTAATTACCATAGCATTAGATGGCGAAAATGCATGGGAACATTATCCAAATAACGGAAATGATTTTAGAAAACTACTTTACAAAAAACTATCAGAAGATCCTTTGATAAACCTTGTAACCCTCTCAGAATACATTGAAAAATTTGGTGTAAAAAATACTCTTGATAAAATTGCAAAAGGCTCTTGGGTATCTGGTTCATTGGATACTTGGATAGGTGAAACCGAAGAAAATCAAGCATGGAAAAGGTTGAAAGATGCAAGGAAAGTTCTTCTGGAAAAAGGCCTGGATGACATTTCCAAACATCTTTTAATGGCAGCGGAGGGTAGTGATTGGTTCTGGTGGTACGGAACAGACCAGGATGCAGGTAACAATGAATACCTTTTCGATATGCAATTTAAAAAATTATTGATTGAAATGTACAAAAAAGCAGGGAAAGTTCCACCAAGTTATCTTTATATAGTAAACAAAAGACCTGTAAATCCAGACAAAGGCGTAATTAAGAAGGTTGAATACAAAATTGATGGAATAAAAGAAAATGACATAGCTGTTTTTGAAGATACTTTGGATGGTAATTTACTCAACAACGTTTTTGTCGCACGTGGAGATTCTGGTATCTATGTAGGTGTAGAACTTAATAACAGTGCAAAAAGTCTATTGGGAAAAGATATAAAAGTAGAAGTTTACGTTGAAAGCCCTACGGCAAAAACATTTAACGCCAAAACCTATTACTCAAACGAAAACATTACTTTTTTGGGCTTTCCTCTATCTCATAGATTTGTGGTAAACCTAAAAACATGGAACAAAAGACCAAAAGTAAGTTTCTATAAGGCAAATGGTAGTGATAAATGGATACTTACAACTGGAAATATTTCAGGAGTTATTGATGATATCGTTGAAATTGAAATACCATACGATCTGATAAATGTAAAATCTGGTCAAGATTTTAATCTTGCAGTAGTTGTGTCAGAAAACAGGCAAGATAAAGATTTTGGACCTAATAACGGTCCAATAAAGGTTATTATTCCGGCGGCGATTTCCGGAAATGTAATTAAAATATTTGAAGATCCATTGGGAGATGAATATGGACCTGGAAGTTATGTCTATCCAAAAGATCAAGCATTCAAACCATTTAAAGGGTTATTTGATATGATAAAAGTAGTTGTTCTAGAAAATGAAAAATCGTTTATATTCCAAATAAAGTTTGCTGAAATGACAAACCCCTGGGGTGCACCAAAAGGTTTTTCTCACCAACTTATAAATATATACCTCGATACCAAGGAAGGAGGAAGAACAGATACCTATAAAGAAGGGGCAAGGGTTGCATTTGACCCACAGCATTCTTGGGATTATTTTATAAAGGTTGCAGGATGGCCATCTTATGGACAATTTTTCGCAACAAGTGATGGTAATGAAATATCAGATGCGGTAAGAGTTGAAGCAAATCCAGGCAAAAAAGTTATTAATGTTATCCTGTTGAAGAAATACATTAATATTGAAACAGGCATATACGCTTATATCTTAGTAGGAAGCCAAGATGGATATGGCCCAGATAACTTTAGACCTGTTACCCCAGAACCTTCTCAATGGACTTTGGGAGGATATCCAAAAGATTCCAATGATATGGCTCCTTATGTTTTGGATATTTTAGTGGAAAGTGGTAAAGATCAAAGAGAAATTCTTTCTTCGTTTACAAAAACAAATTATGCAGTATTAAAACCTGTTAAGATTAAATAA